From Microbacterium sufflavum:
GACGTCGCCGTTGCCCATGCCGCCGATCGCCATCTCGAAGTCGCCGTTGCCGATCGCGCTCTGGTAGCCCGCAGGCTGCGGCAGCTTCAGCGAGACCTTGATGCCGATGTCTCCGAGCTGGCGCTGCACGGTCTGCGCGGCGCGGGTCCAGTCGGAGAAGCCGTTCGCGGTGGTGAGCGAGAACTCCAGCTGCTCGCCGTCCGGCCCCACCAGCCGATCGCCGTCGAGCGTGTAGCCGGACTCGGCGAAGGCGGCGAGCGCGGCGTCCTCGTCCTGCGCGATCATGCCCGCGTCGGGGATCTCGGGGTCGAGGTACTGCTCCTGGTTCGGCAGGATCAGGCCGGTCTGGCCGGCGGGCTTCATGTAGCCCTCGGAGGCGGTCTCGGCGATCTCCTCGCGGTCGAGCGCGAGCGCGATGCCGCGGCGCACGTTGACGTCGTCGAACGGGGCGACCTCGAGGTTCGGCACCAGCGAGATCACGCCGCCCGGCGGGAACCACCAGGTGTTGTCGGGGCTGGCCGCGCCCCACGTGCCCTCCACGTCGGAGATGAACGCGTACGCCCAGTCGTAGCCGCGGGTGACGGTGTCGAGCTGGCTGTTGGTCGCCGGGAGGATGATGTGCTCGATCTCGATCCGGTCGGCCTGCCAGTAGTCGGGGTTGCGGTCCATCGAGTACTGCTGGTCGTTGTAGTTGCCGAGCACGAACGGGCCGGTGCCGACCGGATCCTCGTTGCGCCAGGTGCCCGGATCCTGCACGTCCTTCCAGATGTGCTCCGGCACGATCATGGTCTGGCCGAGGATCGACAGCGACGGGGCGTCCTCGCTCTGCAGGTGGAAGATCACGTCGGAGCCGTCGACCTCGACCGAGTCGATGTGCTGCCAGGCGCCCTTGATATCGAGAGACGGCTCATCCTTCAGCAGCTGGAACGTGAAGGCGACGTCGTCGGCCGTGAAGTCCTCGCCGTCGCTCCACTCGACCCCGTCGCGCAGCGTCATCACGATCGTGCGGGCGTCGGGCTGCGACCACGCGGAGGCCAGCCACGGGTTGAGCTCGCCGTCGAGTGGGTTCACCAGGATCAGCGGCTCGTAGATCCACCGCGAGGCGGTGCGCGTGTTGGTCAGGTACGGGTTGAAGTTCTTCGTGAAGAACGGGTTGCCGTGGTCGGCGTTGATCAGCATCGTGTCCTCGCCGATGGAGGGGTCGGGCTGGGAGCTGATCTGGATGCTGCAGCCGCTGAGCGCGATCGCCGCGGCCGCGAGCCCCACGACGGCGGCTCTGCGCCAGCGTCGGAAGGTGTGCGTCTCTGCCACTGGGGGACCTCATGTCGTCTCTGTCATGATGGGCGCCCCACGGGTCGGAGCGTCCGTCGGCCGAAGCCGCATGAGCGAGTGTAAGCGCATACATTTGTGATCGGCAACCCCTTGACACCGCGCTCCCGTCCGTTCGAGGCGCGTCAGGCGGGTCGCGCGGAGCTCTCCCGCAGGAGGATCTGCAACGGCAGCCGCACCACCGCGGGCGGGGCCTCCGGCTCCTCCAGCCGGCGCGCCAGCACCTGCACCGCGGCGCGGCCCAGCTCGATCATCGGCTGCCGGATCGTCGTCAGCGGGGGGACGGAGAGGGCGGCGGCATCGATGCCGTCGAACCCGGTCACGAGCACGTCGTCGGGCACGCGCACGCCCGCGCGGTGCAGCACGTCGACGACCCCCAGCGCCATCTGGTCGTTCGCCGCGATCACCGCGGACGGGGGTGCGCCGTCGCGCAGCAGCTCCTCGGCCGCGCGCCGCCCCGACGCCCGCGTGAAGTCGCCGCGCAGCAGCCGCAGCTCCTCGGTCGCCCGGCCCGACGCCGCCACGGCCGCCACCACGCCCTCGCGCCGCTGCTCCGCGTCGGGCGAGTCCGCGGGACCCGCGAGGAACGCGACCGCACCCTCCCCGACCTGCGCGAGAACGTGCCGCGTGAGCTCGCCCATCGCCTCGGCGTTGCTGACCGTGACGTGGTCGTAGTCGTCGCCGCGCGGCGGACCGGACAGGACCACGACCGGGATGCGGCGCGCGAGCCGCGCCAGCACGTCGTCCGGCACGCTGCTCGCGAGCACCATGAGCCCGTCGACACGACCGGCCATGTCCCGCACGGTCGACCGGTCGGGGTCGTCGCGCCCCACGCCCACCATCAGCACGAAGCCCTGCTTCCACGCCTCCAGCTCGGCCCCGCGCAGCACCTCGTCCAGGAACAGCATCGAGGTGGCGGGGGCGCCGGGCTCGCCCTCGTCCTCCACCACCGTGAACGGCGGGGCCGCGGCTCCCGCACTCGACAGGACGTCGAGCGCGGGGGCGTCCTCCGCCGCGTCGAACCCCGGGAAGTACAGGCCCAGCACGCCCGTCCGGCGCTCGGCCAGCCCGCGCGCGCTTCCGCTCGGGACGTAGCCGAGAGCCGTGACCGCATCGAGCACCCGCTCGCGGGTCGCCGGTCGTACGGCATCGGGCGACCGCAGCACCCGCGACACGGTGGCGATCGAGACGCCCGCGTGCGCGGCGACGTCGTACACGGTCGCGGCCTTGCTCACGGCGGATCCCCCAGGGTCGAGTCGTCGGATCGGGTGTCAGGACAGCGTAGATCAGACCCGGCGGGCGATCAGCGCACCGTGCGGGCGCGTGCTCGCCTCCCCGGGCACGCGGGCGCGGGTCTCGGTCCCCTCGACCTCGAGCCCCGCGGCGGCGAGCAGCGGCGTGAGCGCCTCCGCGGACCAGAAGTACGCGGTCGTGATCGCGTGGTCGAACGGCGCGCGCGGCTCGCCGTCGAAGAAGCCCAGCAGCAGTCGTCCCCCTGGCGCGAGCACGCGCGCGAACTCGGCGAGCGCGGCGGGCACCTCGGTCGGCGGCGTGTGGATGAGCGAGTACCACGCGAGGACGCCGCCCAGCGACCCGGCGGGCTGCGGCAGCGCGAGGAAGGAGCCCTGGGTGACGTCGAGGCCGGGGTGCCGCGTGCGGG
This genomic window contains:
- a CDS encoding ABC transporter substrate-binding protein — translated: MAETHTFRRWRRAAVVGLAAAAIALSGCSIQISSQPDPSIGEDTMLINADHGNPFFTKNFNPYLTNTRTASRWIYEPLILVNPLDGELNPWLASAWSQPDARTIVMTLRDGVEWSDGEDFTADDVAFTFQLLKDEPSLDIKGAWQHIDSVEVDGSDVIFHLQSEDAPSLSILGQTMIVPEHIWKDVQDPGTWRNEDPVGTGPFVLGNYNDQQYSMDRNPDYWQADRIEIEHIILPATNSQLDTVTRGYDWAYAFISDVEGTWGAASPDNTWWFPPGGVISLVPNLEVAPFDDVNVRRGIALALDREEIAETASEGYMKPAGQTGLILPNQEQYLDPEIPDAGMIAQDEDAALAAFAESGYTLDGDRLVGPDGEQLEFSLTTANGFSDWTRAAQTVQRQLGDIGIKVSLKLPQPAGYQSAIGNGDFEMAIGGMGNGDVYQAFNSLLSSDFYVPSGESTTNNFERYRSPEADALLAEYRATVDPQRQGEIVHELQNIVYDELPVIGMYYGGIWGLFNEAKFTGWPSADDPYMIPQNYDSAPLMIFTHLKRVNGDDQ
- a CDS encoding class I SAM-dependent methyltransferase; translation: MTTPAEAHDAIAAAYDRRAAEYVAIAGTVEQLDPRDRDTIDRWRRATSGALLDAGCGPGLWTRFLHDAGHDVSGIDLSAEFVAEARTRHPGLDVTQGSFLALPQPAGSLGGVLAWYSLIHTPPTEVPAALAEFARVLAPGGRLLLGFFDGEPRAPFDHAITTAYFWSAEALTPLLAAAGLEVEGTETRARVPGEASTRPHGALIARRV
- a CDS encoding LacI family DNA-binding transcriptional regulator encodes the protein MSKAATVYDVAAHAGVSIATVSRVLRSPDAVRPATRERVLDAVTALGYVPSGSARGLAERRTGVLGLYFPGFDAAEDAPALDVLSSAGAAAPPFTVVEDEGEPGAPATSMLFLDEVLRGAELEAWKQGFVLMVGVGRDDPDRSTVRDMAGRVDGLMVLASSVPDDVLARLARRIPVVVLSGPPRGDDYDHVTVSNAEAMGELTRHVLAQVGEGAVAFLAGPADSPDAEQRREGVVAAVAASGRATEELRLLRGDFTRASGRRAAEELLRDGAPPSAVIAANDQMALGVVDVLHRAGVRVPDDVLVTGFDGIDAAALSVPPLTTIRQPMIELGRAAVQVLARRLEEPEAPPAVVRLPLQILLRESSARPA